One region of Polaribacter pectinis genomic DNA includes:
- the htpG gene encoding molecular chaperone HtpG encodes MAKGNINVSVENIFPLIKKFLYSDHEIFLRELISNGTDATSKLKHLISIGEAKTELGDAKIEVSIDKDAKTITIKDQGLGMTADEVEKYINQIAFSGAEEFLDKYKDNEAGIIGHFGLGFYSAFMVADKVDLITKSFKDEPAAHWTCDGSPEYTLVEHDKKDRGTEIILHVAEDSLEFLEESKIEGLLNKYNRFNQVPIKFGTKQINDPNFEPKTTKDAEGKETTEPHKQITVDKIINNTDPAWNKKPADLEDEDYANFYRELYPMQFEESLFHIHLNVDYPFNLTGILFFPKLTQSMDMQKDKIQLYQNQVFVTDNVEGIVPDFLQMLKGVIDSPDIPLNVSRSYLQADGAVKKISGYITKKVADKLVSLFKKDRADFEKKWNDIKVIIEYGMLSEDKFFDKAKKFALYPTVADTYFTFDELIEKTKDSQVDKDGNHVILYASNKDAQHSYIQDVTAKGYEVLILDSPIISHLMQKLEGGDAKVKFTRVDSDHVDNLIKKDENVISKLSDEEKDKLKPIIEAAVPKETYTVQLEAMDSASSPFMITVPEFMRRMKEMQASGGGGMMGMGNFPDMYNLVVNTNSPLVSEILNNKDEAAQKHLISQAFDLAKLSQNLLHGEELTKFIKRSYELIK; translated from the coding sequence ATGGCAAAAGGAAACATTAATGTATCAGTAGAAAATATTTTTCCGCTGATTAAAAAATTCTTGTATTCTGATCACGAAATCTTTTTACGTGAACTTATTTCTAACGGAACAGACGCAACTTCTAAACTAAAACACCTTATTTCTATTGGTGAAGCAAAAACGGAATTAGGTGATGCTAAAATTGAAGTAAGCATTGATAAAGATGCAAAAACAATTACAATTAAAGACCAAGGTTTAGGAATGACTGCAGATGAGGTTGAAAAATACATCAACCAAATTGCATTTTCTGGAGCTGAAGAGTTTTTAGACAAATATAAAGACAACGAAGCAGGAATTATTGGGCATTTTGGTCTTGGTTTTTACTCTGCTTTTATGGTTGCAGATAAAGTAGACTTAATTACAAAGTCTTTTAAAGACGAACCTGCTGCTCATTGGACTTGTGATGGTTCTCCAGAATACACATTAGTTGAACACGACAAAAAAGACAGAGGAACAGAAATTATTTTACATGTTGCAGAAGATTCTTTAGAATTTTTAGAAGAAAGTAAAATTGAAGGTTTATTAAACAAATACAATCGTTTTAACCAAGTACCAATTAAATTTGGAACAAAACAAATTAACGATCCTAATTTTGAGCCTAAAACAACTAAAGATGCTGAAGGTAAAGAAACTACAGAACCTCACAAACAAATTACTGTAGATAAAATCATCAATAATACAGATCCTGCTTGGAATAAAAAACCTGCGGATTTAGAAGATGAAGATTATGCGAATTTCTATAGAGAATTGTATCCAATGCAGTTTGAAGAGTCTTTATTTCATATTCATTTAAATGTAGATTATCCGTTTAACTTAACAGGAATTTTATTTTTCCCAAAGTTAACGCAATCTATGGATATGCAAAAAGATAAGATTCAGTTGTATCAAAATCAGGTTTTTGTAACTGATAATGTAGAAGGAATTGTACCAGACTTTTTACAGATGTTAAAAGGTGTTATCGATTCTCCAGACATTCCTTTAAATGTTTCTCGTTCTTATTTACAAGCAGATGGAGCAGTAAAGAAAATCTCTGGTTATATTACTAAAAAGGTTGCTGATAAATTAGTTTCTTTATTCAAAAAAGACAGAGCAGATTTCGAGAAAAAATGGAACGATATTAAAGTAATTATCGAATACGGAATGTTGTCTGAAGATAAGTTCTTTGACAAAGCAAAGAAATTTGCTTTATACCCAACAGTAGCAGATACGTATTTTACGTTTGATGAATTGATTGAAAAAACAAAAGATTCTCAAGTTGACAAAGATGGAAATCATGTTATTTTATATGCTTCTAACAAAGACGCACAGCACAGTTATATACAAGATGTAACTGCTAAGGGTTATGAAGTTTTAATATTAGATTCGCCAATTATTTCTCATTTAATGCAGAAATTAGAAGGTGGAGATGCTAAAGTGAAGTTTACAAGAGTAGATTCTGATCACGTAGATAATTTAATTAAGAAAGACGAAAACGTAATTTCTAAATTATCGGATGAAGAAAAAGACAAATTAAAGCCAATAATTGAAGCTGCTGTTCCTAAAGAAACGTATACAGTTCAATTAGAAGCTATGGATTCTGCATCTTCTCCATTTATGATTACTGTACCAGAATTTATGCGTAGAATGAAAGAAATGCAAGCTTCTGGAGGTGGAGGAATGATGGGAATGGGTAATTTCCCAGATATGTACAACTTGGTTGTAAACACCAACAGTCCTTTAGTTTCTGAAATTTTAAATAATAAAGATGAAGCTGCACAGAAACATTTAATTTCTCAAGCTTTCGATTTAGCAAAATTATCTCAAAACCTTTTACATGGTGAAGAGTTAACGAAGTTTATTAAAAGAAGTTACGAGTTAATTAAATAA
- a CDS encoding 3-oxoacyl-ACP synthase III family protein, whose product MYNSKITGLGYYVPENVVTNNDLKEFMDTSDEWIQERTGIKERRWINPKTGDTTAVMGAKAARIAIDRAGLTKDDIDFIVFATLSPDMYFPGGGVQVQEMLDMPTIGALDVRNQCSGFIYAMSVSDQFIKTGMYKNILVIGAENHSGGLERSTRGRNVTVIFGDGAGAAVLSRTEEERKGILSSHLHSEGKHAKELVLEGPSTQRWVPEILEENDPEDVSYYPYMNGQFVFKHAIGRFSEAIVEGLEANNLQKDDIDMLIPHQANLRIAQFIQKKFQLSDDQVYNNIMKYGNTTAASVIIALTEAWELGKIKDNDLVVLAAFGSGFTWGSVIIRW is encoded by the coding sequence ATGTATAACTCAAAAATAACTGGTTTAGGATATTATGTTCCAGAAAACGTTGTTACCAACAACGATTTAAAGGAATTTATGGATACTTCAGACGAATGGATTCAAGAGAGAACAGGAATTAAAGAAAGACGTTGGATAAACCCAAAAACAGGAGACACAACTGCAGTTATGGGGGCAAAAGCTGCTAGAATTGCAATTGATAGAGCTGGTTTAACAAAAGATGATATCGATTTTATTGTCTTTGCAACTTTAAGTCCAGATATGTATTTTCCTGGAGGTGGAGTACAAGTGCAAGAAATGTTAGACATGCCAACAATTGGTGCTCTAGATGTTAGAAACCAATGTTCTGGTTTTATTTATGCAATGTCTGTTTCAGATCAATTTATAAAAACAGGAATGTATAAAAACATTTTGGTTATTGGTGCAGAAAATCATTCTGGAGGTTTAGAACGATCTACAAGAGGAAGAAATGTAACCGTTATTTTTGGTGATGGAGCAGGAGCAGCAGTTTTATCGAGAACCGAAGAAGAAAGAAAAGGAATTTTATCTTCTCATTTACATTCAGAAGGGAAACATGCCAAAGAATTAGTTTTAGAAGGACCTTCTACACAAAGATGGGTTCCAGAAATTTTAGAAGAAAACGATCCAGAAGACGTTTCTTATTACCCATATATGAATGGTCAATTTGTATTTAAACATGCAATTGGGCGTTTTTCTGAAGCAATTGTAGAAGGTTTAGAGGCCAACAATTTGCAGAAAGATGATATTGACATGTTAATTCCACATCAAGCGAATTTACGTATTGCACAATTTATTCAGAAGAAATTTCAATTATCAGATGATCAGGTGTATAACAACATCATGAAATACGGAAACACAACTGCTGCTTCTGTAATTATTGCGTTAACTGAAGCTTGGGAATTAGGCAAAATAAAAGACAACGATTTGGTTGTTTTAGCTGCTTTTGGAAGTGGTTTTACTTGGGGAAGTGTTATTATTCGTTGGTAA
- a CDS encoding DUF1801 domain-containing protein gives MNKKVETYLENLTNWHSELKLLRNIALSCNLEEDFKWRNPCYTHQNKNIFLLFNFKEYCGITLFKGALLKDEKSILVQQTENMQSARQLRFKNLEEILENESLIKAYIFEAIEIERLNKKVKTKSVSEFNFPEELTEIFDKNVDFEEAFYSLTPGRQKGYLLFFDKAKQSKTRISRIEKYRNRIFDGKGINDCVCGLSKRMPNCDGSHKQLET, from the coding sequence ATGAATAAGAAAGTAGAAACTTATTTAGAGAATCTTACAAATTGGCATAGTGAATTAAAACTATTGCGAAATATTGCATTGTCTTGTAATTTAGAAGAGGATTTTAAATGGAGAAATCCATGTTATACTCATCAAAATAAAAATATTTTTCTACTTTTTAATTTTAAAGAATATTGTGGAATTACTCTCTTTAAAGGAGCTTTATTAAAAGATGAAAAATCTATATTAGTTCAGCAGACTGAAAATATGCAGTCTGCTAGACAATTAAGATTTAAAAATCTTGAAGAAATTTTAGAAAATGAGTCGCTTATAAAAGCTTATATTTTTGAAGCTATTGAGATTGAAAGATTAAATAAAAAGGTAAAAACTAAAAGTGTTTCAGAGTTTAATTTTCCAGAGGAATTAACTGAAATTTTTGATAAAAATGTAGATTTTGAAGAGGCTTTTTATTCTTTAACTCCTGGAAGACAAAAAGGATATTTACTCTTTTTTGACAAAGCAAAACAATCAAAAACAAGAATTTCAAGAATTGAAAAATACAGAAATAGAATTTTTGATGGAAAAGGAATAAACGATTGTGTTTGTGGTTTGTCTAAAAGAATGCCAAATTGCGATGGTTCTCATAAACAGTTAGAAACTTAA
- a CDS encoding outer membrane beta-barrel family protein: MKKFIPLIIFFFSFSLLSQTEKEKTENIGFITGKIVDFKSKTPIPYANIICKDKTKVIVGGGITNDKGIFEIDEILLDSIFVDIQFIGFKTIKRTLILTKSQSKIDLKTIFLEEDIDELEEVVIQSETSTIVQKIDRKVINVGKDLASAGTNSLQMLENIPSVQVNFQNGSINLRGNENVRVLIDGKPSNLSPSQLLKQIPSSSVKSVELITNPSAKYNPEGMSGIINIILKKNTIIGFNGSFSIGAEHSINTRPTASLDLNYRTGKVNFYGNYSVDAGKFETFANFDRSDKDLSQTIDYLDNSTSHYIKTGLDFYIDKKNTLSFYTTQSFADTDFHIKTKTVENGNLILNTPNLSVFDIKEQAYNLDYKLDIDDKGQQIELEFNYSKSKNPQNDFNKETINPSSKIYNYTNTVINDNSIFLVNLDYSKPIKGGNLELGLEARTQKSFNNIITDQEVETGGNPATAPRGNSTFNYDREIYSAYINYNKEYKKIALQAGFRFEQFSVDGIFSNTQQTNLENYSDDIFSIYPSAFLTYYHSENNEFQLGYSRRVDRPGINQVTPIQEWTSPLTISVGNRTLTPQFTNSFEVNYTKTLTKGYLTLGTFYRSTNNSIGRIINKDDLNADRQILSYANYDTADSYGLEFSSSFKPTKWWTLRPSSSLYIQDSQGLINNKKESVKNTLFSARVSNSFKASKKLSFQLSSSYRGKSEGVQFKVDPYFLLNASARLSIFDGNGALSIRATDIFDNYKLAFSSTNPFPQTGNFSLEYSSIYLGFSYNFGSGKNRERDRKYREENETQGSGGVL; encoded by the coding sequence ATGAAAAAGTTTATACCTCTAATTATATTCTTTTTTTCATTTTCGTTGCTATCTCAAACAGAAAAAGAAAAAACAGAAAACATAGGTTTTATTACAGGTAAAATTGTAGATTTTAAATCTAAAACACCAATTCCTTATGCAAATATTATTTGTAAGGATAAGACTAAAGTGATTGTTGGTGGTGGAATTACTAATGATAAAGGGATTTTTGAAATTGATGAAATTCTTTTAGACTCCATCTTTGTAGACATACAATTTATTGGTTTTAAAACAATTAAAAGAACACTTATTCTAACTAAATCTCAATCAAAAATAGATTTAAAAACTATCTTTTTAGAAGAAGATATAGATGAATTAGAAGAGGTTGTTATTCAATCTGAAACCTCTACAATTGTTCAAAAAATAGATAGAAAAGTAATAAATGTTGGTAAAGATTTGGCTTCTGCTGGTACAAATTCTCTGCAAATGTTAGAAAATATCCCTTCTGTTCAGGTAAATTTTCAAAATGGAAGCATCAATTTAAGAGGAAATGAAAATGTGCGAGTTTTAATTGATGGAAAACCCTCTAATTTATCTCCATCTCAATTATTGAAACAAATACCATCTTCATCTGTAAAAAGTGTCGAGTTAATTACAAATCCATCAGCAAAATACAATCCTGAAGGAATGAGTGGAATTATAAACATCATTCTAAAAAAGAACACAATCATTGGTTTTAATGGTTCATTTTCTATAGGAGCAGAACACAGCATAAATACACGTCCTACTGCTTCTCTAGACTTAAATTATAGAACAGGAAAAGTCAACTTTTATGGAAATTATAGTGTTGATGCTGGTAAATTTGAAACATTTGCAAATTTTGATAGAAGTGATAAAGATTTATCTCAAACCATAGATTATTTAGACAATTCCACTTCTCACTATATAAAAACAGGATTAGACTTTTATATTGATAAAAAAAATACATTGTCTTTTTACACTACACAAAGTTTTGCCGACACAGATTTTCACATCAAAACAAAAACCGTAGAAAATGGAAATTTGATTTTAAATACGCCAAATTTATCTGTTTTTGATATTAAAGAACAAGCATACAATTTAGATTACAAACTAGATATAGATGATAAAGGGCAACAAATTGAGTTAGAATTTAATTATTCTAAAAGTAAAAACCCACAAAACGATTTTAATAAAGAAACTATAAATCCGTCTTCTAAAATTTACAATTATACCAATACTGTTATAAATGATAATTCTATTTTTCTAGTGAATTTAGATTATTCTAAACCCATAAAAGGTGGAAATTTAGAATTAGGATTAGAAGCAAGAACTCAAAAAAGTTTTAACAATATTATTACAGACCAAGAGGTAGAAACTGGTGGAAATCCAGCAACGGCTCCAAGAGGAAATTCAACCTTTAATTATGATAGAGAAATTTATTCTGCATATATAAATTACAACAAAGAGTATAAAAAAATAGCATTGCAAGCTGGTTTTCGTTTCGAGCAATTTTCTGTTGATGGTATTTTTTCTAACACACAACAAACAAATTTAGAGAACTATTCTGATGACATTTTTAGCATCTATCCTTCTGCTTTCTTAACCTATTATCATTCAGAAAATAATGAGTTTCAACTTGGGTATAGCAGAAGAGTAGACAGGCCAGGAATAAACCAAGTAACGCCAATTCAAGAATGGACTTCTCCACTAACAATTTCTGTTGGTAATAGAACTTTAACACCACAGTTCACAAATTCTTTTGAAGTAAATTACACAAAAACACTTACAAAAGGATATCTAACTTTGGGAACGTTTTACAGAAGCACCAACAATAGTATAGGAAGAATTATTAATAAAGATGATTTGAATGCAGACAGACAAATTCTTTCTTATGCAAATTATGATACTGCAGATAGTTATGGTTTAGAATTTTCATCTAGTTTTAAACCAACAAAATGGTGGACTTTAAGACCAAGTTCAAGCTTGTACATTCAAGATAGCCAAGGATTAATTAACAACAAAAAGGAAAGTGTAAAAAACACACTTTTTAGCGCAAGAGTTAGCAATAGTTTTAAAGCTTCAAAAAAATTGAGTTTTCAATTATCTAGTTCTTACAGAGGAAAAAGTGAAGGTGTACAGTTTAAAGTAGATCCATATTTCTTATTAAATGCTTCAGCAAGACTTTCTATTTTCGATGGAAATGGTGCTTTATCTATAAGAGCTACAGATATTTTTGACAATTATAAATTGGCATTTTCTTCAACAAATCCATTTCCACAAACGGGAAATTTTAGTTTAGAATATAGTTCTATTTATCTTGGTTTTTCTTACAACTTCGGAAGTGGAAAAAATAGAGAAAGAGATAGAAAATATAGAGAAGAAAACGAAACTCAAGGTAGTGGTGGCGTTTTGTAA